The following are encoded in a window of Chitinivibrionales bacterium genomic DNA:
- a CDS encoding glycosyltransferase, which translates to MAVTISATILFWLSLFLLIWAYGGFSFFLSFVSRFVKKPVRDFSFKPAITIFIPAYNEEKVIAEKIDNCLALDYPRDRLEIMVCSDCSSDKTVAIAQSYAGKGVKVFDYRERSGKTGMINKAVPVAQGEIVVLTDANTMFETDAVSKMISMYSSEKIGAVLGQVKLRVPDLGYGLDKEVVYRSFEAELKYREGLFGTAQGAFGGMYSIRKKLFKPLPPNAYSNDDFLTPMKIMSRGYKVLFDKEAVSHEDTAMNVEEEFRRRVRIGAGNFQSFFFLLPMLNPFRGTAFLFYLSHKVLRWFSPMLLILVLTANIFLISEPIYLVLFLFQGAFYATALIGWILSKVKINLPMVSSIYHFSSMNLAVLLGFFKCLRGIKSAVWQSTERAVV; encoded by the coding sequence ATGGCAGTAACCATCAGTGCAACAATACTCTTCTGGCTTTCACTCTTCCTTTTGATCTGGGCCTATGGAGGATTCTCTTTTTTCCTCTCCTTTGTGAGCAGGTTTGTTAAAAAACCGGTAAGAGATTTTTCCTTTAAGCCAGCGATTACAATTTTTATTCCCGCTTATAATGAAGAAAAAGTAATTGCCGAAAAGATAGACAATTGCCTTGCCTTAGACTATCCCCGGGATCGTCTCGAAATAATGGTGTGTTCCGATTGCAGTTCTGATAAAACCGTTGCAATCGCGCAGTCGTACGCCGGTAAGGGGGTTAAGGTTTTTGATTACCGGGAGCGCTCGGGCAAGACCGGCATGATAAACAAAGCCGTTCCTGTGGCTCAAGGAGAGATTGTCGTTCTTACCGATGCCAACACCATGTTTGAAACCGATGCCGTGTCGAAAATGATAAGCATGTATTCGTCGGAGAAAATCGGCGCTGTTTTGGGGCAGGTCAAACTCCGGGTGCCCGATCTGGGATATGGGCTGGATAAAGAGGTGGTATACAGAAGTTTTGAGGCGGAACTCAAATACAGAGAAGGTCTGTTCGGTACTGCTCAGGGGGCCTTTGGGGGAATGTATTCCATTAGAAAAAAACTCTTTAAACCTTTGCCTCCCAATGCATATTCCAATGATGATTTTCTTACCCCCATGAAAATAATGAGCAGAGGGTATAAGGTTTTATTTGATAAAGAAGCCGTTTCGCATGAAGATACGGCGATGAATGTGGAGGAAGAATTCAGGAGACGGGTACGGATTGGTGCGGGAAATTTTCAATCGTTCTTTTTTCTTCTTCCCATGCTCAATCCTTTTCGGGGAACAGCGTTCCTTTTTTATTTATCTCATAAAGTCCTGCGCTGGTTTTCTCCCATGCTTTTAATTCTTGTACTGACAGCGAACATTTTTTTGATTTCCGAGCCGATTTATCTGGTGTTGTTTCTCTTTCAGGGAGCCTTTTATGCTACTGCCTTAATCGGCTGGATATTATCGAAAGTAAAAATCAATCTGCCTATGGTTTCATCAATTTATCACTTTTCTTCTATGAATCTGGCGGTGCTTCTGGGTTTTTTCAAATGCCTTCGGGGCATAAAGAGTGCAGTCTGGCAATCGACGGAAAGGGCAGTCGTATGA